In Streptomyces violaceusniger Tu 4113, one DNA window encodes the following:
- the meaB gene encoding methylmalonyl Co-A mutase-associated GTPase MeaB — MPRTIDIEEYAKGVLDGHRAYIARAITLVESTRPDHHDLAQRLLVELLPHTGGARRIGISGVPGVGKSTFIDALGTMLTGAGHKVAVLAVDPSSTRTGGSILGDKTRMERLAVDPEAFVRPSPSAGTLGGVARATRESMVVMEAAGYDVVLVETVGVGQSETAVANMVDSFLLLSLARTGDQLQGIKKGVLELADVVTINKADGPHARDAKSAARELAGALRLLQPADAPWNPPVLTCSARESTGLDVVWERLEQHRRVLEATGALQAKRRDQQVDWTWSMVRDQLLARLHAHPEVRRLGPELEQRVREGTLTATLAADRLLEAFRAPADGG, encoded by the coding sequence ATGCCACGGACGATCGACATCGAGGAGTACGCCAAGGGTGTGCTCGACGGCCATCGCGCGTATATCGCCCGTGCGATCACGCTCGTCGAGTCCACCCGGCCCGACCACCACGACCTCGCCCAGCGGCTGCTGGTCGAGCTGCTGCCGCACACCGGCGGGGCGCGGCGGATCGGCATCAGCGGGGTGCCCGGGGTGGGCAAGTCCACCTTCATCGACGCCCTGGGCACCATGCTCACCGGGGCCGGCCACAAGGTCGCGGTGCTCGCCGTCGACCCTTCGTCGACCCGCACCGGCGGCTCCATCCTGGGTGACAAGACCCGGATGGAGCGGCTGGCGGTCGACCCCGAGGCCTTCGTACGGCCCTCGCCCAGCGCCGGGACGCTGGGCGGGGTCGCCCGCGCCACCCGCGAGTCCATGGTCGTCATGGAGGCCGCGGGCTATGACGTGGTGCTGGTGGAGACCGTGGGCGTGGGCCAGTCCGAGACCGCGGTGGCCAATATGGTCGACTCCTTCCTGCTGCTCTCCCTGGCCCGCACCGGCGATCAGTTGCAGGGCATCAAGAAGGGCGTCCTGGAGCTGGCCGACGTGGTCACCATCAACAAGGCCGACGGCCCCCACGCGCGGGACGCCAAGTCGGCGGCCCGCGAGCTGGCGGGCGCGCTGAGGCTGCTGCAGCCCGCGGACGCGCCCTGGAACCCGCCGGTGCTCACCTGCAGCGCCCGCGAGTCCACCGGGCTCGACGTGGTGTGGGAGCGCCTGGAGCAGCACCGCCGGGTGCTGGAGGCCACGGGCGCGCTCCAGGCCAAGCGGCGCGACCAGCAGGTCGACTGGACCTGGTCGATGGTGCGCGACCAGCTCCTCGCGCGGCTGCACGCCCACCCCGAGGTGCGGCGGCTCGGACCCGAGCTGGAACAGCGGGTCCGCGAGGGCACCCTGACGGCCACGCTGGCGGCGGACCGGCTGCTGGAGGCGTTCCGGGCCCCGGCCGACGGTGGATGA